A stretch of Urocitellus parryii isolate mUroPar1 unplaced genomic scaffold, mUroPar1.hap1 Scaffold_291, whole genome shotgun sequence DNA encodes these proteins:
- the LOC113177632 gene encoding olfactory receptor 13A1-like has translation MAANNHTAVVEIVLQGFSGDPWLQVLFSAFFLLLYLMALAGNVIIVMAIGLNPSLHTPMYFFLTNLALLDILCTSTVLPKLLEGLVATRSTISYGGCMAQLFFLTWFLGAELLLLTAMAYDCYVAICQPLHYQALMSWPICILLAGGVWVVSVVSTSVHTGLMARLYFCGPNQIRHFLCEVPTLLLLSCSPTMLNNVMIVIADVYFGVVNFLLTMLSYGCIIASIVRMRSAAGKRKAFSTCSSHLLVVTLYYSTVIYTYILPGSGSSSGNGKVVALLYTVVSPPRTLSSTP, from the coding sequence ATGGCAGCCAACAACCACACAGCTGTGGTGGAGATTGTCCTGCAGGGTTTCTCTGGAGACCCTTGGCTCCAGGTTCTCTTCTCagccttctttctcctcctgtaCCTCATGGCTCTGGCAGGAAATGTCATCATTGTCATGGCCATTGGCCTGAATCCAAGCCTTCATACCCCAATGTACTTCTTCCTCACAAACCTGGCCCTTCTGGACATTCTTTGCACGTCCACTGTCCTCCCCAAACTGCTGGAGGGCCTGGTGGCCACCCGGAGCACCATCTCCTATGGGGGCTGCATGGCCCAGCTTTTCTTTCTGACCTGGTTTCTGGGGGCTGagctgctgctgctcacagccATGGCCTATGActgctatgtggccatctgccagccACTGCACTACCAAGCGCTGATGAGCTGGCCCATCTGCATCCTGCTGGCAGGCGGTGTGTGGGTGGTCAGCGTGGTGAGCACATCTGTACACACAGGCCTGATGGCACGACTCTATTTCTGTGGTCCCAATCAGATCCGCCACTTTCTATGTGAAGTCCCCACGCTGCTGCTACTGTCCTGCAGTCCAACTATGCTGAACAATGTCATGATTGTCATCGCAGATGTCTACTTCGGCGTGGTCAACTTCTTGCTCACCATGCTTTCCTATGGCTGCATCATCGCCAGCATTGTGCGCATGCGTTCAGCCGCTGGCAAAcgcaaagccttctccacctgctcctcccacctgctAGTGGTCACGCTGTACTACTCCACCGTCATCTACACCTACATCCTCCCAGGTTCTGGCTCCTCCTCAGGAAATGGCAAGGTGGTTGCTCTGCTGTACACAGTGGTCAGCCCACCCCGAACCCTCTCATCTACTCCCTGA
- the LOC113177633 gene encoding olfactory receptor 13G1-like, with product MNQTLVTEFTILGFLEPPRLRALLFLGFLGLYLAALSGNLLIVVAICTSPALHTPMYFFLANLAAVDILCTSTILPKLLGSMVAGRTISYGGCMAQLFFFTWSMGAELLLFSAMAYDRFVAICQPLHYGARMGSRACALLAVAVWAISLTNTSVNTSLMLRLPLCKSGVVEHFFCEIPPLLRLSCAPTRLNEVMAFTADVFLAIGNFSVTMLSYGCIIASIVRMRSAAGKRKAFSTCSSHLLVVTLYYSTVIYTYIRPASSYSLRKDKVVSIIYTSVAPTLNPLIYTLRNKDVKVALRRLLCCC from the coding sequence ATGAACCAGACGCTGGTGACCGAGTTCACCATCCTGGGATTTTTGGAACCCCCTCGCCTGCGAGCACTACTCTTCCTGGGCTTCCTGGGCCTCTACTTGGCTGCCCTGTCGGGAAACCTGCTCATCGTGGTGGCCATCTGCACCAGCCCAGCTctgcacacccccatgtacttcttcctggcCAACCTGGCCGCAGTGGACATCCTCTGCACCTCCACCATTCTGCCCAAGCTGCTGGGCAGCATGGTGGCTGGCAGGACCATCTCCTATGGGGGCTGCATGGCGCAGCTCTTCTTCTTCACATGGTCAATGGGGGCAGAGCTGCTGCTTTTCTCagccatggcctatgaccgcttcGTGGCCATCTGCCAGCCATTGCACTATGGTGCACGGATGGGCTCTCGGGCATGTGCTCTGCTGGCCGTGGCCGTGTGGGCCATCAGCCTCACCAACACCAGCGTGAACACGAGCCTCATGCTGCGCCTGCCACTCTGCAAGTCTGGCGTCGTTGAGCACTTCTTCTGCGAGATTCCCCCACTGTTGAGGctgtcctgtgcccccacacgaCTGAACGAGGTCATGGCCTTCACCGCGGACGTGTTCTTGGCCATAGGCAACTTCTCGGTGACCATGCTCTCCTATGGCTGCATCATCGCCAGCATTGTGCGCATGCGCTCAGCAGCGGGCAAGcgcaaggccttctccacctgctcctcccacctgctgGTGGTCACGCTGTATTACTCCACCGTCATCTACACCTACATCCGCCCCGCGTCCAGCTACTCACTGCGCAAGGACAAGGTGGTGTCCATCATCTACACCTCTGTGGCGCCCACCCTGAACCCACTCATCTACACTCTGAGGAATAAGGACGTCAAAGTTGCACTCAGGAGACTTCTGTGCTGCTGCTGA